A segment of the Mugil cephalus isolate CIBA_MC_2020 chromosome 13, CIBA_Mcephalus_1.1, whole genome shotgun sequence genome:
cataccattcattcattcattcatccattcattcattcaccatcCTGACAACAGCCACTTCACCTTCATCTAGTCACTCACATGTCCCAGACCCACCATGGTTCTCCCCCCAGGAACCAGAACCCTCCTGTGTCTGTCTCAATCTTAAGTCTATTCTCACAGGACcagttctacctgggacctggtcctgtgttgtcctctaatgtccatgattgtgtctctgctgcagctcagataATCTGTCCTGTTGATCCAAGgacctgtcagtgtttaaagcagatgaacacattaatgttGGAGTTAACGGGTTCATCCCTGGTCTGAGTGGGTGAATGGGTCTTTGCTCCCAGAGAGTCTGGTTCtctcaggaccaggaccaaggTTCAGCTCATTTAAGGTCTAATTATGACTTTATGAACTACAGACGTGTCCCTGAGATTAGGACTCATGTTCAAGTGTCCTCTCTCAGCAGCGATTTTAACGCCTTGAACTTTCCCAGAATGCAGCGGGAGCAGGCCGAGCTGGAGCAGAACTTCGCCAGAGAGATCAGTAACCTGGTCCAGAGGCTGAGCAGTgagaaggagcagctggaggcgGAGCTAAAGCTGAAGATGGACCAGGAAGTGATGGTGGTCAGGTGGGTGGTGACATCACAGGAGACGAACTACATCCATGTCTCCACATGTGACACATTCACCGTTTAActagatttatattttatacttgaAATTAAAACCCTTCATGGTCTTTGGAGCATTTCAAACATTCCCGTTCCTTTaatgacctttttattttttccttctgttcagATCAGTGTGTTTGATGGTGGATTTAACTCGTCGTCCTCTTCCACTTCTCTTTAGACCAGTTTAATGTGACTCCAGCTAACAGGCTTCACTTCTTCTTTAGCTTCATCGTTCGCTGAGTGACCAGGATGGAGGCTCAGTAAATATGACCGTGatgctcctccctcctcacctgtAGCCACGCGGCTGCTAGCAGCACGCTAGTTCTGATGGCTAATGCTAACTGAGAGCAGCTAAGCTAACATCTCTTATTCAGTGTGCAATAAATCACAAtctaatccaactttatttataaagcactttaaaacaaccacaaggagccaaagtgctgtacaagatgaattaaaaagacatgaaacacCAGTAAAAACAGCTATAAAATAACAGAGATCACGgctgtttaaacatttttaatttaactatGACTATTCATAGTATGactattcatatttaaatgtcagtaCCAACATGAACTATGTTCTTAACATCAGCAAAGATTTATCTGAAACTAGAAAGTCCATGAAGGCTAGTGTCTGCAGAGCCTGGGtgaatccaccagggggcagatgtTTACGACCAGATTAGCAGCAGTTACGTGGAATTTATGTTTCTGCGCTAAAGTGATGCAAACTCTTATCAGACATCAATGATCAGCTGGCATCCAGAAACAGgtccagagctgtgattggtcctcgttagtgtttaatggaaccagagctgtgattggtcctcgttagtaaataaatgtaaccagagctgtgattggttctctttggttgttgtgttgttgtggtctgTAGAGACAGGGTCAGggtaactgaggaggtttggacgACTCCTGTTCAGTCtgtgttgttgaaagtgaagcaggaagtagaaaccaaaatgaacccgactggtaaaaagacacagcgcctcctggtgTTTGGGAGGAGTTGTTCCAGAGTGAGGAGGTTCCAGTAGCGACGCCTCAGACCAGTGGAGGTCTGTGTTGTGGTCCTGTACTGGTTTTGTGTAGATTAGTGATGGCCGTGTGCTgtgagcagggaggaggtgaagctgCAGCACGCTGAGGCCCAGCGccgcctcctccaccagctccaccgtGAGCGGCGGCGGCTGCAGGAGCAGAAAGGATTCTGGGAGAACCAGCTGGCCAAAATCTctctggagaagaaggagatggaggagaagcacAAGGAGGAGGTCCAGCGCCTGAGGGAGGCGGTCCAGACGTCCGGCCAATCAGAAGCCAGCCTGGAGGAGGCTCTGGAGGCGTGTCGCGGGAGGTGCCGTGAGCTGGAGGCCCGGCTGGAGGAGGCCTGcactcagctggaggagagcaTCGTCTTCTTGGAGTCGGAGGAGCGTCTGAATCGGTGCCTGGCCTCGGAGAAGACCTccatggaggaggagctgcagcagctgaggagcagggaggagcaGCTCCTCCTGCGGGTCGGAGACCTCCAGCAGCAGGAGACCCAGCTCCGAGCCGGGGAGCAGACGGCCACCTCCCTCCGGGCGGAGCTGGAGCGCCTGCAGGAGGCGCTGAGGAGTAAAGGCGAGTCCGTGTCCAGACTGGTGGGGGAGCTGGACTCCCTGAAGACGGACCGGACCAGGCTGATCCAGGACCTGAAGGACCAGGCTATGGCCGTGGACACCctgcagctggagctggacGGCGCCTCCCAGGAgctggacaggaggaggagcagcgagGAGAGTCTGCAGGAGGCTCTGAAGGAGGAGCAGACCAGAACCTCTCAGCTCCGGTCCAGTCTGGccgaggagcgggaggaggtgGCCCGTCTGAGCCAGGAGAACCGGAGCTACGTCCGGCTGGCCGACCAGCTCTCCACCCAGAtcgtggagatggaggaggagatctCCTCCCTCAGAGACCACCTCCGGGACCTCAGCTCCCAGCTCAACGACACCGCAGACCTGGTCTTGGACCTCCGCACACAGCTCAACTCCAAAGCCCGCATCCACCCGGAGGCCCGGGACCaggagcagctcctccagctgcagaggGCCCTGCAGGACTCCCAGAGCCAGCGGAGGAGcacggaggaggagctggaccgggagaagaggaggatgacgCAGCAGCTGTtggagctggagcagctggTTCTGGCTCTGGAGGAGGTGACGGACCCGGCCAGTCCTCACAGGTTTGATCCAGAACCCGATCTGAACCGTGACTAACCTCCGCCTgcctgaaccagaaccagactaaTCCGCCCAGACGCTGACTCCGCCCCCTCTAACCCAATGACCTCAACGCATGACACCAGAacgtctctgattggctcgGCCGTGGAGGACGGAGGTCTCACTGTGCTCCAGACCAGAGAGTCTCTGCTGCACCCTGAGGCCTCCGCCCTCCTCCACTCACTGCATGTCCTCTAGTCACGTGACGTCCACGTCCAGGTCCGGTGTCCTCCCtgatctctgtgtgtttgtggctgcaGGAGTCAGTTGGAGGAGATCCGATCGGAGAACGGGGCTCTGCAGGAGAGACTGAGCGTCCTGCAGCAGGAGGTCCACAACCTGGAGGACGAGGTGGACAAGAGGAGGTGAGCCGACGTCTcagggggtggagggtggacgGAGCGGAGCCAGGTCGGTTCTGAGTCCAGagtctgtggttttatttcaggaggaaactggaggagatggagagagaacacgagaggagcagagaagaggaggagaggctccACAGGGAGGTGAGGAGCAGGAACCAGACTCCATTCAGACATTCACACACCTCCTCATCACCTCCTCTcaactcctcctcatcttctcctgCAGAACTCCAGGTACCGTGAGGAGGTTCTGGATCTGAGCAGTCGCAACCTGCAGCTGAGCAACGACAACGCGGAGCTGAGCGCCCGTCTCCGTGGAGACCAGGAGTCGGTCCGGATGCTGCGGGAGCGCCTGGCGACGGTCTCCaaggagcgagaggaggagggagctacGGTGAGCTGGTTTCTTTTTGGTTTGATGTTAAAACAAAAGCCCAAAGACACAGAGACTCCAGATGTGTGAATGTCGGACGTTTAAAGTCGTGGTCCTGGTTGCAGATGCGGCGGCTGCAGGACGCAGCGATGcagcaggagagggagaagctgcagcttcaGACGACCTGGACGCAGGACaaacagctgctggagaaaGAGCTGAACTCCTGCAAGGACAAGGTGGATGAATGAAGCTGCTCTCTGACCCTGACCCCCCCGATCCCTCCTGACCCTGATCCTGACCCTGATCCTgaccctgatcctgatcctgatcctgatcccaGCACTGACCTGCAGGTGTTTAATCTCCACAGCTGGGACGACAGTCGGAGCTGGAGGCGGAGCTCAGGAGCGTGAGGCTGAAGCTGCAGTGGAcggaggaggacaaagagaagcTGCTGAGAGACGCCGACGAGCAAAACAACAAGGTCACAAAGAACCAGAGACGCAGACTTAAAGCACAACAACTATATCAGAAAGTGTTCATGACTGAGTCCTCTAAACCAGGCCGACACATCTGCATTTGTTTAATCGTGTTCAAATGACCAGAACACACGTAAGAAAATAACCACAACAATTCAttctcatttaaattaaaccaaaacactgaaacattttcaataTAATGCAACAAGCTGCTACTTTTAAGAGCAAAGAGGATGCATGGGCAGACTCAGCAACGTTAAAAGGAGCTAAAGCAACATAGAAATAGAATAGAGTCTCCTCCCGTTGCATTTCCCTCCTCTGagtcctccctctctcctggtTCGTCCTCCATCACAAACTTTGGTTGAGACATCTCCTCTGAAACTCCCTGACTGAAGCTAAAGGAGGAGAACTCCTCCTCTGTCGTGCCGTTCTTCCTCTCACATGTCTCTAATGAGGAGTCTGATGCTGTGTTcaggtggagcagctgcagcagaggctgATCTCTCTGGAGTCGGAGGTGGAGCTGCTTCGCTCTCAGCTTCACGCCGTCAACCAGGAGAAAGTGATGAGCGCTCAGACGGCGGCCgacctgcagggggcgctgcaggaCGCTCAGAGCCAGGTCAGTAACCCATAGGCCTCATCAGGTCCGTCTGACTGGAGGGCCCCCTGGAGGCAGAGTTCAGTATAACAGCCATCGATTCTTTAACACTTTGAACCAAGGAACAAAACAGCTCCTCTTCATTTCAACTATAACggaagtacaaaaaataaaatgccaggGAAACCCCAAAGAAGGGGGCTTAAAGAGGAGGACTCCCCCAAAACAGTTAGACTCTAACTGAAGGAAATAAAGTCAGGCAGAGAACAGAAGCAGAAcagttcataaataaaaattcaataaatatattaataaaaaacgaTGTGTCTGACTTCAgaacatctctcctcctcctcctcctcctcctccaggtggagCAGTTGGAGCTCAGCGTCAGGGAGCtggtgaaggagaaggaggagctcCGTCGGGtcctggaggagcaggaggagcaggcctCCATCACTCTGCAGGAGGAGACGCACAAACTGAGAGTCCAGAACcaggagctccagcagcaggtaGCGTACAGGTGGATTGGGGGGAGATGGGGTTCTGGGGGGCGGGGTTACACGCTACGTTGCAGCTGATTGGTGGATGTCTTCATCAGCTGTCAAAgcatcaggaccaggacctgaaGGTCCACAAACTGAACCAGGAGCAGCAGGACCTGAGGAGCCGACTGGACCAGGCTCAGAACCAGGTCAGGCCTCAGGGGGTGGAGGGGTCCTGTTTGgtcctggaccagaaccaggtcCTGATTACTGGCTGTTTGTTGTAGGCGGAGCGTTCCGGCGCCACCATCAGTCTCCTGCAGGCGCAGCACctgaagcagctgcaggaggtgAAGCAGCGTTCAGGAGACGGCTACAAGGAGCaggtggagctgctggaggtccgactggaggaggagcaagGGAGGAGTCGGCAGCTGGAGGAGGCACTgaggcagcagagcagctcCCAGATCAGCAGCAAGCAGGTAACACTACACACTgctacacactacacaacacactgcTACACACTAGACTACACTCAGTGTTGTGTGCTGGCTGCGTGCTGCGTTCAGGGCCAGTACGAGAAGACGGTGTGCGGCCTGCAGCAGagggtggaggagctggagaccaAAGTGAAGGCGATGCGTCTGGTCCTGCAGGAGAAGGTCCAGCAGCTCAAAGAGCAGGTGAGTCTGGTCCTGGTTGTTTCCcgctggtgtgtttgtgttggtgttgttgtgggtTTTGATGCCGTGTCTCTGCTCGCCTGCAGTTGGCCAAGAACTCGAGGTGGAGTGCGCTGCTGAAGGACCTGTACGTGGAGAACTCTCAGCTGATGAAAGCGCTGCAGGTCACCGAGCTGCAGCACaaagaggcagagaagaagaagttcctgctggaggagaaggtcGCAGCCCTCAACAAGCTGCTGAGGGAAATCGTCCCCGCGTCACTCGCCACGTGACCCCTCCCACCACGTCAGCTCTTCTTTCACCTCCATCCACAGAGACAACTTTTATTTGAAGGGTTTCATTGATGTCCTCCTCAAAGAGCCCAGGCCTCAGTGCCTGAcctccaccagactccatttaaATAGTGATGGATTTAACAGATGGAGGCGCTGTCTGAGTCACCCACTCTCAACTGTTCCAGTATTAAGTGTCTTTATGCACCACTGTTGGTTTTATATGTTGAAATGAGTCACAGCTTCTGTTTTATCCCAATGAACCAAAACTCACCTGTGGACCAAAGTGTGAGaccaacatttaacattaaagtCAGTTTTATCACAACTTTTCTCCACACTGACTTCATTTGACTGTTGTGATGATTTTGGTTTGTAAATTCTGGTGGAGTCATGCAGGAAAATACCACAATCAACGCCCTCACAACAACTCAAACACTCTGATCACATACAACATCACACCAATAGCGCCTCCAAAAGGCAaagttcaagatctcactatatcaaatactcaacactgaaacaaaagcatgacaatgataaaaacacaatgcacaactgaatacacagcaatcaatatataAAGTCACCATACACAATGTTCTACAACCAGAGAATCATCTCAGCACCAcatatgtaaactacattatcaacaacaataaattaGATTCACCAGAGCCTTTTAATGagttaaaccactcctggttgaatgtccTAGTTTTGCTTATTCCCTCTCGAGAAATGCTTAAATCCTCTGGTTGATGTGCTCCCAAACATTTTATCTCCAAGTTCTGCTCTTGTGGTGAAGGCCTGAATCTGACACTAGTCTGCTACATTTATCAtgcactgaatgaatgaaactgtaCATTTTGTACATGCGTTACGAGCTAGCTGACCTGTACAATCGCCGCCACTCGCTTCATACTAGACAATGAGAAGAACTTCAGCAGTTCACATCACTGCAACATCAGACACAACCAAGTATTCAGACACAGCTACAccacaaacagaagaaattgtgttcatcaaatgaaaactgtggacATTTTATTGGGGACAAAGTTGAAAtcattgatttattattaacttattCTCAGTAACAGAACTTATAAAAGCTGATAATTCACagcacagcagcgccctctggtggggtCGTTAAAAGACGCCACTCATTGTTAGAGCAAATGATTtggaaaatagaaatacatttaaatgtaggGTCACAAGTTCACCTCCCGCCATGTCCATGGCTGCGGTGCCCTGAGTAAACACCTAACACCCAACTGGATGGTTTCATGGAATTTCACCATGAGGGATCAACAGGggaataatttatattttattttttacctttattCATCATTGGAGGAGCGGAAACTGGAAGcgcatattaaaataaactaaaattatCTAAACTAGAACTTCATGTGGCAACAAGCTCTAAACCTCCATGAAGgactttaaatgcagtttaaatgGATCTTATTTAGAGTAGAGCCacttcactagtgtacctaataaactggccatgCAGGGTGTCTGAAACGGGCGTTTTCCAAGGACCTCCTTATAATCCtgacacagattaaaaagtgttgAGCCTCATAGATGCTACAGGAGTGATTTAGGTTTTAAAGGCTTCACCCTAAATACTTCAGACCTGTctaataaagatggatggaaacACTTTAACCACAggcttattttatttcagttattttctattttaactcATAGTAACAATCTTTAAATGTAATTACATGGTAAGgctttcaaacaacaaacagagagaagagtgGAACCGTCCTAATAAACCCGGTTAAAAGCAGCTTCATTGGTTCAACtttaacacattaacatattGACTCTTATTCCAATGACTTCAGCTTATTTAATGTGTCTATGCTGCACTGCCTCAGCCTGTCATTTAAACACTATTCAGAGAGAGTTGAGAGGAACTAAAAACCCAGAGGTCGATGCCAGTATGAAGTATGAATGGTGAATAAATCTAatcctctgtgtttctctggctccagtttcatgtgttttattcagtgatgTTCCTTTAAACAGCTGATCACTTATTTACTttgactcctcctcttctcttctctgtttcctggtttgactttactttctctttctccagcgACGTGTCTCGGATCTTTTTctccgtctgaaggtaatgaagcagtttgtggtgttttcttcatcatcagctcagTTCCAGCAGAAATCTGCCGCTCCATAGTTCACGTTAAACTCAGTcacagctgaaaggaaagagTCTGGATCAAACTCATCctccattttgtgtctctggtcCGTTTGTGTCACTCGGTGCATGAATATGATTGAaggtgattttctttccttcatcttttcatcgaGGACACAGTcgggtttttattttgaaactgtcTGTAGAACTTTGATCTGATTTTATAAGGTAAAGAGCTGAAAGTAACTAAGTACTTTTACCCTAATACTTTATGTTGAAGAGAATCTCGAAGTGAATATTTCCATGCTGTGCTGTTTTCTACTTTGACATTTCACAGGGAGACATTTGACTGTAGAATGGAACGTAAAACCCTGAAAGTAACTAAGTACTTTTACTCCAGTACTGTGAGGTATGATT
Coding sequences within it:
- the ninl gene encoding ninein-like protein isoform X3; translation: MEDEDNSRYVAQLRAHFHSCDTTATGLLDRDQLTQLCSRLQLEAHQPPLLEALLGRRQQVNFEEFKDAFVDVLSRSLDFSTSEDSSYLEPVVPEEVKPKFVKGTKRYGRRSRPDSKPDPEDLEDLEDSAASRTEASSPGGVRRAKVRRATSLESIESLKSDEEAGSPKESVPTPFSCKGSQQQEEEEEEEEEEEVGVGGGLQRLHSEDVDRRISITEFRKFLCGSAPTSCSTPVRSADLQGAPYRTEPRSEEVSALVGQRVLSRLDEGSGWTSPERVVALWTEEGIRNSRDVLQMLDFPLEDRLSLADLSLALDNELLVSGNVVHQVALVSYKQEIQHLQELVDQACRERDKVKADLDLVHQRNLQLVREVDEHQTSMETLNQSRIRDLEQDYRDRLAALRTQSEQENEALLQEVELERGELEAELQLLRAKEAELQEELSSMAQENGRLEEELAAVKLKLTEAQSLVDRLQRDLDQLLHDKLDSLESAGRLGHEERFSEILKEYEQQCRELRDRNDELSSELELLNQRSSRNLRRDQTTSSWTQLHTDTHSGVSDMKRHSSPGLRKKLQPVDRAALCSLDSGPGPGPGSDPGPGPGPGPISDPGPGPGPGPGPGPGPGPGPGPAVSIQTELALEQLQQKHDQELQQLNIQMETQVNYYERSLELMRQSMEVERKDISQAFKVEISELEEQKSEVEHEVKQLKETVEKLQAQIQHGGRGGAAGGGGGGWSSEQERRMQREQAELEQNFAREISNLVQRLSSEKEQLEAELKLKMDQEVMVVREEVKLQHAEAQRRLLHQLHRERRRLQEQKGFWENQLAKISLEKKEMEEKHKEEVQRLREAVQTSGQSEASLEEALEACRGRCRELEARLEEACTQLEESIVFLESEERLNRCLASEKTSMEEELQQLRSREEQLLLRVGDLQQQETQLRAGEQTATSLRAELERLQEALRSKGESVSRLVGELDSLKTDRTRLIQDLKDQAMAVDTLQLELDGASQELDRRRSSEESLQEALKEEQTRTSQLRSSLAEEREEVARLSQENRSYVRLADQLSTQIVEMEEEISSLRDHLRDLSSQLNDTADLVLDLRTQLNSKARIHPEARDQEQLLQLQRALQDSQSQRRSTEEELDREKRRMTQQLLELEQLVLALEEVTDPASPHRSQLEEIRSENGALQERLSVLQQEVHNLEDEVDKRRRKLEEMEREHERSREEEERLHRENSRYREEVLDLSSRNLQLSNDNAELSARLRGDQESVRMLRERLATVSKEREEEGATMRRLQDAAMQQEREKLQLQTTWTQDKQLLEKELNSCKDKLGRQSELEAELRSVRLKLQWTEEDKEKLLRDADEQNNKVEQLQQRLISLESEVELLRSQLHAVNQEKVMSAQTAADLQGALQDAQSQVEQLELSVRELVKEKEELRRVLEEQEEQASITLQEETHKLRVQNQELQQQAERSGATISLLQAQHLKQLQEVKQRSGDGYKEQVELLEVRLEEEQGRSRQLEEALRQQSSSQISSKQGQYEKTVCGLQQRVEELETKVKAMRLVLQEKVQQLKEQLAKNSRWSALLKDLYVENSQLMKALQVTELQHKEAEKKKFLLEEKVAALNKLLREIVPASLAT
- the ninl gene encoding ninein-like protein isoform X2, with translation MEDEDNSRYVAQLRAHFHSCDTTATGLLDRDQLTQLCSRLQLEAHQPPLLEALLGRRQQVNFEEFKDAFVDVLSRSLDFSTSEDSSYLEPVVPEEVKPKFVKGTKRYGRRSRPDSKPDPEDLEDLEDSAASRTEASSPGGVRRAKVRRATSLESIESLKSDEEAGSPKESVPTPFSCKGSQQQEEEEEEEEEEEVGVGGGLQRLHSEDVDRRISITEFRKFLCGSAPTSCSTPVRSADLQGAPYRTEPRSEEVSALVGQRVLSRLDEGSGWTSPERVVALWTEEGIRNSRDVLQMLDFPLEDRLSLADLSLALDNELLVSGNVVHQVALVSYKQEIQHLQELVDQACRERDKVKADLDLVHQRNLQLVREVDEHQTSMETLNQSRIRDLEQDYRDRLAALRTQSEQENEALLQEVELERGELEAELQLLRAKEAELQEELSSMAQENGRLEEELAAVKLKLTEAQSLVDRLQRDLDQLLHDKLDSLESAGRLGHEERFSEILKEYEQQCRELRDRNDELSSELELLNQRSSRNLRRDQTTSSWTQLHTDTHSGVSDMKRHSSPGLRKKLQPVDRADPGPGPGPGPISDPGPGPGPGPGPGPGPGPGPGPAVSIQTELALEQLQQKHDQELQQLNIQMETQVNYYERSLELMRQSMEVERKDISQAFKVEISELEEQKSEVEHEVKQLKETVEKLQAQIQHGGRGGAAGGGGGGWSSEQERRMQREQAELEQNFAREISNLVQRLSSEKEQLEAELKLKMDQEVMVVREEVKLQHAEAQRRLLHQLHRERRRLQEQKGFWENQLAKISLEKKEMEEKHKEEVQRLREAVQTSGQSEASLEEALEACRGRCRELEARLEEACTQLEESIVFLESEERLNRCLASEKTSMEEELQQLRSREEQLLLRVGDLQQQETQLRAGEQTATSLRAELERLQEALRSKGESVSRLVGELDSLKTDRTRLIQDLKDQAMAVDTLQLELDGASQELDRRRSSEESLQEALKEEQTRTSQLRSSLAEEREEVARLSQENRSYVRLADQLSTQIVEMEEEISSLRDHLRDLSSQLNDTADLVLDLRTQLNSKARIHPEARDQEQLLQLQRALQDSQSQRRSTEEELDREKRRMTQQLLELEQLVLALEEVTDPASPHRSQLEEIRSENGALQERLSVLQQEVHNLEDEVDKRRRKLEEMEREHERSREEEERLHRENSRYREEVLDLSSRNLQLSNDNAELSARLRGDQESVRMLRERLATVSKEREEEGATMRRLQDAAMQQEREKLQLQTTWTQDKQLLEKELNSCKDKLGRQSELEAELRSVRLKLQWTEEDKEKLLRDADEQNNKVEQLQQRLISLESEVELLRSQLHAVNQEKVMSAQTAADLQGALQDAQSQVEQLELSVRELVKEKEELRRVLEEQEEQASITLQEETHKLRVQNQELQQQLSKHQDQDLKVHKLNQEQQDLRSRLDQAQNQAERSGATISLLQAQHLKQLQEVKQRSGDGYKEQVELLEVRLEEEQGRSRQLEEALRQQSSSQISSKQGQYEKTVCGLQQRVEELETKVKAMRLVLQEKVQQLKEQLAKNSRWSALLKDLYVENSQLMKALQVTELQHKEAEKKKFLLEEKVAALNKLLREIVPASLAT
- the ninl gene encoding ninein-like protein isoform X1 produces the protein MEDEDNSRYVAQLRAHFHSCDTTATGLLDRDQLTQLCSRLQLEAHQPPLLEALLGRRQQVNFEEFKDAFVDVLSRSLDFSTSEDSSYLEPVVPEEVKPKFVKGTKRYGRRSRPDSKPDPEDLEDLEDSAASRTEASSPGGVRRAKVRRATSLESIESLKSDEEAGSPKESVPTPFSCKGSQQQEEEEEEEEEEEVGVGGGLQRLHSEDVDRRISITEFRKFLCGSAPTSCSTPVRSADLQGAPYRTEPRSEEVSALVGQRVLSRLDEGSGWTSPERVVALWTEEGIRNSRDVLQMLDFPLEDRLSLADLSLALDNELLVSGNVVHQVALVSYKQEIQHLQELVDQACRERDKVKADLDLVHQRNLQLVREVDEHQTSMETLNQSRIRDLEQDYRDRLAALRTQSEQENEALLQEVELERGELEAELQLLRAKEAELQEELSSMAQENGRLEEELAAVKLKLTEAQSLVDRLQRDLDQLLHDKLDSLESAGRLGHEERFSEILKEYEQQCRELRDRNDELSSELELLNQRSSRNLRRDQTTSSWTQLHTDTHSGVSDMKRHSSPGLRKKLQPVDRAALCSLDSGPGPGPGSDPGPGPGPGPISDPGPGPGPGPGPGPGPGPGPGPAVSIQTELALEQLQQKHDQELQQLNIQMETQVNYYERSLELMRQSMEVERKDISQAFKVEISELEEQKSEVEHEVKQLKETVEKLQAQIQHGGRGGAAGGGGGGWSSEQERRMQREQAELEQNFAREISNLVQRLSSEKEQLEAELKLKMDQEVMVVREEVKLQHAEAQRRLLHQLHRERRRLQEQKGFWENQLAKISLEKKEMEEKHKEEVQRLREAVQTSGQSEASLEEALEACRGRCRELEARLEEACTQLEESIVFLESEERLNRCLASEKTSMEEELQQLRSREEQLLLRVGDLQQQETQLRAGEQTATSLRAELERLQEALRSKGESVSRLVGELDSLKTDRTRLIQDLKDQAMAVDTLQLELDGASQELDRRRSSEESLQEALKEEQTRTSQLRSSLAEEREEVARLSQENRSYVRLADQLSTQIVEMEEEISSLRDHLRDLSSQLNDTADLVLDLRTQLNSKARIHPEARDQEQLLQLQRALQDSQSQRRSTEEELDREKRRMTQQLLELEQLVLALEEVTDPASPHRSQLEEIRSENGALQERLSVLQQEVHNLEDEVDKRRRKLEEMEREHERSREEEERLHRENSRYREEVLDLSSRNLQLSNDNAELSARLRGDQESVRMLRERLATVSKEREEEGATMRRLQDAAMQQEREKLQLQTTWTQDKQLLEKELNSCKDKLGRQSELEAELRSVRLKLQWTEEDKEKLLRDADEQNNKVEQLQQRLISLESEVELLRSQLHAVNQEKVMSAQTAADLQGALQDAQSQVEQLELSVRELVKEKEELRRVLEEQEEQASITLQEETHKLRVQNQELQQQLSKHQDQDLKVHKLNQEQQDLRSRLDQAQNQAERSGATISLLQAQHLKQLQEVKQRSGDGYKEQVELLEVRLEEEQGRSRQLEEALRQQSSSQISSKQGQYEKTVCGLQQRVEELETKVKAMRLVLQEKVQQLKEQLAKNSRWSALLKDLYVENSQLMKALQVTELQHKEAEKKKFLLEEKVAALNKLLREIVPASLAT